Genomic DNA from Amycolatopsis alba DSM 44262:
CGTTCTAACCGTCCTCACCACTCACGAGGACGCGCGAGAGCGCGGCCGTCCCCTCGAACAGCGCCTTCGAGCGCGCCGTGATGCCTGCCTCCCGGACGGCGAGAGCGGACGCGACGTCCTCCAGCCGCCGCGATCGCCGCAACTCCGGCATCAGTGCCCGCAGGGGCTCGACACGGTGACCGGCCAGCCGCAGCTGGTGCACGATCCGCGCGTCCCGGACCTGGGACGGCGTGTACCGCCGCGTGCCCCGCTGATCGCGATCAGGGACGACGAGCCGTTCCGCGTCCCAGTGCCGCAACGTCGACGGACGCACGCCGAGCGCCGACGCGAGTTCGGAAACGCCCATCGAGTCCGAGCCGCGCACGTCTTCCATCGGTTCGCGCGAGATCACCCGGACGGCTTCCCTGGCCTCTCTGAGATCGGCGCGCTCGGCGTCGAGCCCGGCGTGGGCCGCGTCGAGGAGCGCGAGCACGTCGGTGAGCGGATCCCGGTGCAGCGCCCGGACGATCCTCTTGGCCTCGACCGGACCCACCCCGGCGGCGAGCGCGCGGTACGCCAGCGCGGACCGGAGGTGGATCTCCCCGTAGTTCCGGTAGCCCGAGGCCGTCCGCGCCGCCGCCGGGAGCACGCCGTCGCGTTCGAGGTTGCGCACCTGCTGGACGGAGCAGCCTGCCCGCCGGGCGATCTCCGCAGTTTTGAGACTTGGCACCGTCATCCCCTCTAAAACGTCCTCGAACCCTCCACAAGCACTTTAATGTGACGCTTGAGCACATGACCATCGACGAGATCATCGGCCTCGTGACGGGCCTCGACGGCGTCCTGGCTCTCACCCCGTCGGCAGGCGACGAGTGGCCGGAGCTCAGCTGGGGCGACGCGTTCTTCTACTACTCCCCCGACGGCGTCGTCCCGGCGAACGTCCAGCCCTTCGCGACGATCGTGACGAAGAACTACCCCGGTGACGAGAGTTCGCGCCTGGACCGGCCGGACACGTTCCGCGTGAACATCCACGCCGGGAAGGAGGAGTTCGCCCGGCGACTCGGCCGGGCGCCTCGGGACACGGCCGGAACCGAGGTCGATCCCGGCATCGAAGACACCGTGATCGCCCATCCCGTGTACGGAACCGCGGGTTGGCTGGCGGTGGTGAACCCGGCGTCGGAGACCGAAGCGGCCACCCGCGAACTGCTCGGCACGGCATACCGGCTGGCGCGGGCGCGTTACGAGCGCCGGGCGGAATCCTCGCACGATTAGAGGACTGAATGCGGGGAGCCCGCGACTTGTATCGTGGGGCGAGTGGGCCGGAAACTTCGAACCAGTGACCGGCTCAGGCCGGTCGACCTGGCGCGTGAGCACGGTCTGTCCACACAGGCGGTCCGCAACTACGAGGCGGACGGAATCCTTCCCGCCGCCGAACGCGGCCCCCACGGCTATCGCACCTATACGCCGCGCCACGCGCAAGCCCTGCGCGCGTTCCTGGCGCTCGTACCAGGGCACGGCCACGCGACGGCGACGTCGATCATGGGGGCGGTCAACCGGGGCGCGGTCGAAGAGGCGCTTCGGCTCGTCGACGAGAGTCACGCGGAACTGCTCGACGACCGCCGCACCCTCCAAGCCGTCACGGCCGCGCTCCGCGAACTCGAGCCCGTGCCGCAGGAGCGGGGCGAGGTGTTCGTCGGCCCGTTGTCCCGGAAACTCGGCGTCCGGCCCGCCACCCTGCGCGAATGGGAACGCGCCGGCCTGCTCCGGCCCGGACGCGATCCGCGGACGGGTTATCGCGTCTACAGCGCGGCCGACGTCCGCGACGCCAAGCTGACCCATCAGCTCAGGCGCGGCGGTTACCTCCTGGAGCGGATCGCGCCGCTGATCGAGCAGGTCCGCTCGGCAGGCGGTGTGGTGCCGCTCGAATCGACGCTGCGCGACTGGCACGACCGGCTCGCGGCCCGCGGCCGCGCGATGCTCTCCGGCGCCGCCGCACTGGACACTTATCTCGGCGGTGCGACCGCTGGCACTTTTGGGACAATGACGCTTCCGCGCAATTGAATACGCAGGCAATTCACGTTTTCCGCATACGAAAGTAGGACCGCGATCGCGGAACCTACTTTTGGCGCTACGACGGGATGGACGAGCGCTCGTACTGTGCGTCACGTCGAGATGAACCGCCCGGTCCCTGCCTTTTCGAACATATTCCGGCGGTTCGTCATTCCCTCCTTATCGAAGGAATTCGCCATGCGCATTCGCGGACCCGTCATGCTCACCCTGTTGAGTGTCTGCGCCGGAATAGGCGCGCTCGCCGTCCCGGCGACCGCCGCGCCGTCCACCGCCTACGACCAGACGATGCTCGAGACGCTCGCCGCCCAGCTCAAGGTCAGCCCGCTCCAGGCCGCGCAGCGGCTGGACCACGAGAAAAGCCTGATCTCGTCGCTGGAGAGCATCAGAACGCGGGGTCTCCACACCGACGGCGCGTACTTCGACGACGCCGGCGCGCTCGTGGTGAACTCCGCCGACGCCGGATCCGCCCAGGCGCTCCGGTCGGCCGGGCTGACGCCGCGCAGTGGCGCCCGCGGCGAAAACGCGCTGAACGCGCTGGCCGACACCGTCGGCAAGGTGATCGGCAGCGACGTCGGCCAGGTGCAGTCGTGGGGTCCGGAACTCGCGGCCGACCAGGTCGTCGTCACCGTGCAGCCGGGTGCCGACGGCGCCCTCGTCCGGCGGCTTTCGGCGCTGCCCGGCGTCTCCGTGCGGACCGGGGTCGCCAACGGCAACACCACGCAGGCCGACGTCATCCCCGGCCAGATCATGGATCTCGACCCCGGCACCAACTGCTCGCTCGGCTTCCCCGGCACCACCGGTGACGGCGACAACGTGCTGCTCACCGCCGGGCACTGCGTCGAGGGCAACCCGGACATCCTGAACCGGAACGGCGTCCACATCGGACGCGGTGTCGCCACCGAGTTCCCGTCGGTCGACATGGGCCTGATGGACATCGACGACGAGGACACCGGCCGCGGCTACGTGGACACCCGCAAGGGCACCACGGTGCGGATCACCGGCAGCTCGAAGGCACCGGTCGGCACCACGCTGTGCA
This window encodes:
- a CDS encoding DUF6194 family protein; the protein is MTIDEIIGLVTGLDGVLALTPSAGDEWPELSWGDAFFYYSPDGVVPANVQPFATIVTKNYPGDESSRLDRPDTFRVNIHAGKEEFARRLGRAPRDTAGTEVDPGIEDTVIAHPVYGTAGWLAVVNPASETEAATRELLGTAYRLARARYERRAESSHD
- a CDS encoding S1 family peptidase codes for the protein MRIRGPVMLTLLSVCAGIGALAVPATAAPSTAYDQTMLETLAAQLKVSPLQAAQRLDHEKSLISSLESIRTRGLHTDGAYFDDAGALVVNSADAGSAQALRSAGLTPRSGARGENALNALADTVGKVIGSDVGQVQSWGPELAADQVVVTVQPGADGALVRRLSALPGVSVRTGVANGNTTQADVIPGQIMDLDPGTNCSLGFPGTTGDGDNVLLTAGHCVEGNPDILNRNGVHIGRGVATEFPSVDMGLMDIDDEDTGRGYVDTRKGTTVRITGSSKAPVGTTLCKAGNTTGWTCGKITAYNQTVRYSGESVATKGLAKSTVCTEGGDSGGAYIAGNTAQGMTSGGPSDGHDCGWNQGSDATGSYSYYQPVVDAANNYGVTLTRS
- a CDS encoding TioE family transcriptional regulator; protein product: MGRKLRTSDRLRPVDLAREHGLSTQAVRNYEADGILPAAERGPHGYRTYTPRHAQALRAFLALVPGHGHATATSIMGAVNRGAVEEALRLVDESHAELLDDRRTLQAVTAALRELEPVPQERGEVFVGPLSRKLGVRPATLREWERAGLLRPGRDPRTGYRVYSAADVRDAKLTHQLRRGGYLLERIAPLIEQVRSAGGVVPLESTLRDWHDRLAARGRAMLSGAAALDTYLGGATAGTFGTMTLPRN
- a CDS encoding MerR family transcriptional regulator; translation: MTVPSLKTAEIARRAGCSVQQVRNLERDGVLPAAARTASGYRNYGEIHLRSALAYRALAAGVGPVEAKRIVRALHRDPLTDVLALLDAAHAGLDAERADLREAREAVRVISREPMEDVRGSDSMGVSELASALGVRPSTLRHWDAERLVVPDRDQRGTRRYTPSQVRDARIVHQLRLAGHRVEPLRALMPELRRSRRLEDVASALAVREAGITARSKALFEGTAALSRVLVSGEDG